In a single window of the Globicephala melas chromosome 10, mGloMel1.2, whole genome shotgun sequence genome:
- the KRT75 gene encoding LOW QUALITY PROTEIN: keratin, type II cytoskeletal 75 (The sequence of the model RefSeq protein was modified relative to this genomic sequence to represent the inferred CDS: inserted 3 bases in 2 codons; deleted 2 bases in 1 codon): MSRQSTLTFQTGSRRGFSMASATTLATSRSRFSSVSVAHSPVGRGGMGRISGAGTSCGSLSLYNLGGTKRVSISGCSSFRSGFDGRASREIEVSGGFGYGGRTGGGYGGPGFSVCPPGGIQEVTINQXLLTPLNLQIDPTIQRVRKEEREQIQTLNDKFASFIDKMPFLEQQNEVLETKWSLLQEQGTKTVRQSLEPIFNTYINLQWQLDSVTTKRGRLGAELRTMQDVVEDLKVRYEDEVNKHTAAENEFAALKKDLDAPYMDKVDLEAKVNSLTKGTNFLRVLFEAELSQMQTRVSDTSVVLSMDHNCSLDLDGIIAEVKAQYEDIANRSRADAVSWYQTKYEELQVTAGRPGDDLHNTKREISETDRMIQRLRAGIDNVKMQCASLHTAIADAEQHGELALKDARAKLVDLEEALQKAKRDMAQLLREYXELMNIKLALDMEVATYRKLLEGEECKPSGEGVSPVNICEYDIFLYRLELSG, from the exons ATGTCCAGGCAGTCCACTCTCACCTTCCAGACAGGCAGCCGCAGGGGCTTCAGCATGGCCTCAGCCACCACCCTAGCCACCAGCCGCTCTCGCTTCAGCTCCGTCTCTGTGGCCCACTccccg gtgggcaggggagggatgggaaggATCAGCGGTGCTGGGACCAGCTGTGGAAGCCTCAGCCTCTACAACCTGGGGGGGACCAAGCGGGTCTCCATCAGTGGGTGCAGCAGCTTCCGAAGTGGCTTTGATGGCAGGGCGAGCAGAGAGATTGAGGTCAGTGGTGGGTTCGGCTATGGGGGCAGAACTGGAGGGGGCTATGGGGGCCCTGGCTTCTCCGTCTGTCCCCCTGGAGGCATCCAAGAGGTCACCATCAACCA TCTCCTGACTCCCCTCAACCTGCAAATTGACCCCACCATCCAGCGGGTACGGAAAGAAGAGCGGGAGCAGATCCAGACCCTCAATGACAAGTTTGCCTCTTTCATTGACAAG ATGCCGTTCCTGGAGCAGCAGAACGAGGTCCTGGAGACCAAATGGAGCCTGCTGCAGGAGCAGGGCACCAAGACCGTGAGGcagagcctggagcccatcttcaACACCTACATCAACCTCCAGTGGCAGTTGGACAGCGTCACCACCAAGAGGGGCAGGCTGGGTGCTGAGCTGAGAACCATGCAGGATGTCGTGGAAGATCTCAAAGTCAGGT ACGAGGATGAAGTTAACAAGCACACGGCTGCTGAGAATGAGTTTGCGGCTCTGAAGAAA GACTTGGATGCCCCCTACATGGACAAGGTGGACCTGGAGGCCAAGGTCAACTCTCTGACCAAAGGGACCAATTTCCTCCGGGTGCTCTTTGAGGCA GAGCTGTCCCAGATGCAGACCCGGGTCAGCGACACATCGGTGGTCCTGTCCATGGACCACAACTGCAGCCTGGACCTGGATGGCATCATCGCCGAGGTCAAAGCCCAGTACGAGGACATCGCCAACCGCAGCCGGGCTGATGCTGTGTCCTGGTACCAGACCAAG TACGAGGAGCTGCAGGTCACGGCAGGCCGGCCCGGCGATGATCTCCACAACACCAAACGAGAGATCTCTGAGACGGACCGGATGATCCAGAGGCTGAGAGCCGGGATCGACAACGTCAAGATGCAG TGTGCCAGCCTGCACACAGCCATCGCCGACGCGGAACAGCACGGAGAACTGGCCCTCAAGGATGCACGGGCCAAGCTGGTGGACCTGGAGGAGGCCCTGCAGAAGGCCAAGCGGGACATGGCACAGCTGCTGCGTGAGT AGGAGCTCATGAACATCAAGCTGGCCTTGGACATGGAGGTCGCCACTTACAGGAAGCTGCTGGAGGGCGAGGAGTGCAA GCCGAGCGGAGAGGGTGTTTCTCCAGTTAACATCTGTGAGTATGACATCTTCTTGTATCGTTTGGAGT TGAGTGGGTGA